Proteins from a single region of Tumebacillus amylolyticus:
- a CDS encoding ketopantoate reductase family protein, whose product MKKIAIVGPGAIGRLFAGVLVSGGHRPVFVCRREEQAQAFLQDGLAFVNLAGEEHRLDVSAVTGDVPSDADAVLLTVKSYDTHTAAQKLPANIPVLSLQNGLGNGETLARHLDPTQLALGLTTHGATSDGNTQVHYKGAGQTVLGDWDLLPEKNSPAHWWAELFTSCGHAVTLSEDIRTEVWKKAMVNIGINPFTALHRKKNGELLDSPSLLRIMRLTVEEAEAIARGEGVHLTNSFDRVLDVCRQTSANTSSMLQDVLAGRRTEIESLCGVIESFGHKQGVKTPYNTAMLELVRAL is encoded by the coding sequence ATGAAAAAAATCGCCATCGTCGGCCCCGGAGCCATCGGGCGATTGTTTGCCGGAGTCCTCGTCAGCGGCGGGCATCGTCCCGTTTTCGTCTGCCGCCGCGAGGAGCAAGCGCAAGCGTTTTTGCAAGACGGGCTTGCGTTCGTGAACTTGGCGGGGGAGGAGCACCGTCTGGACGTCAGCGCTGTTACAGGCGACGTGCCTTCTGACGCGGACGCCGTCCTGCTCACGGTCAAGAGTTACGACACGCACACCGCCGCGCAAAAACTGCCTGCGAACATCCCCGTGCTCTCCCTGCAAAACGGTCTCGGCAACGGCGAAACCCTCGCCCGACACCTCGACCCGACCCAACTCGCACTCGGGCTGACTACCCACGGAGCCACGTCGGACGGCAACACCCAAGTCCACTACAAAGGCGCGGGCCAAACCGTCCTCGGAGACTGGGACCTCCTCCCTGAAAAAAACAGCCCGGCCCACTGGTGGGCCGAGCTGTTCACTTCCTGCGGACACGCCGTCACGCTCTCCGAAGACATCCGCACCGAAGTCTGGAAAAAAGCGATGGTCAACATCGGCATCAACCCGTTCACCGCGCTCCATCGCAAAAAAAACGGCGAGCTCCTCGACAGCCCCTCGCTGCTGCGGATCATGCGCCTCACCGTCGAAGAAGCAGAAGCCATCGCAAGAGGAGAGGGTGTCCACCTCACCAACAGCTTTGACCGCGTGCTCGACGTCTGCCGGCAAACGTCCGCCAACACGTCCTCGATGCTCCAAGACGTGCTTGCCGGACGTCGAACCGAAATCGAATCGCTCTGCGGAGTCATCGAATCCTTCGGCCACAAGCAAGGCGTGAAGACCCCGTACAACACCGCCATGCTCGAACTCGTCCGTGCTCTCTAA
- a CDS encoding tetratricopeptide repeat-containing glycosyltransferase family 2 protein: MITISLCLIVKNEALTLPRCLDSIHDLVDELIILDTGSTDSTVEIAATYTHRVYHFPWIDDFAAARNAAFSYATQDYILWLDADDQLLEPDRAKLRHLKQTLDPVIDFVSCPYVLGTDDHGQVLSSCRRNRLLKRGKNFRWHGAVHEYLAVDGTHLESDLTVTHYRMHGDTDRNLRIYQKKLAQGDPFSPRDLYYYGTELLHHNLYPQAVSAFEDFLNSDECWFEDAIAACWKLADCFAQLREPERQHAALLRAFDYGPPRAEVCCRLGDFELQRNNWEKAAKWFEQATTLPLSTSQWGVLHRPYYTWLPHVQLCICYFQIGDLDHAYLHNQIARAYRPQDQRLLANKRLLEQTQDAKKT, encoded by the coding sequence ATGATCACGATCTCCCTCTGCCTCATCGTCAAAAACGAAGCGCTCACCCTCCCCCGCTGTCTCGACTCCATCCACGACCTCGTCGACGAACTCATCATCCTCGACACCGGCTCCACCGACTCCACCGTCGAAATCGCCGCCACGTACACACACCGCGTCTACCACTTCCCTTGGATCGACGACTTCGCCGCCGCGCGAAACGCCGCTTTTTCCTACGCCACCCAAGACTACATCCTCTGGCTCGATGCCGACGACCAACTGCTCGAACCTGACCGCGCCAAACTCCGACACCTCAAACAAACGCTCGATCCCGTGATCGACTTCGTCTCCTGCCCTTATGTTCTCGGCACAGATGACCACGGCCAAGTCCTCAGCTCCTGCAGACGCAACCGACTTCTCAAACGCGGCAAAAATTTCCGCTGGCACGGCGCCGTCCACGAATACCTCGCCGTCGACGGCACTCATCTGGAAAGCGACCTCACCGTCACACACTACCGCATGCACGGCGACACCGACCGCAACTTGCGCATCTACCAAAAAAAACTCGCCCAAGGAGACCCCTTCTCCCCCCGCGACCTCTACTATTACGGAACCGAACTTCTCCACCACAACCTCTACCCACAAGCCGTCTCCGCCTTCGAAGACTTCCTCAACTCAGACGAATGCTGGTTCGAAGATGCCATCGCCGCTTGCTGGAAACTCGCCGATTGTTTCGCTCAACTTAGAGAACCCGAACGTCAACACGCCGCCCTCCTCCGAGCTTTCGACTACGGCCCCCCACGCGCCGAAGTCTGCTGTCGGCTCGGGGACTTCGAACTGCAACGCAACAACTGGGAAAAAGCCGCCAAGTGGTTCGAACAAGCGACCACTCTGCCACTCTCCACCTCTCAATGGGGCGTTCTCCACCGCCCCTACTATACCTGGTTGCCCCATGTACAGCTTTGCATCTGCTATTTTCAGATCGGCGATCTCGACCATGCCTACCTCCACAACCAGATCGCCCGCGCCTACCGCCCGCAAGATCAACGCCTGCTCGCCAACAAACGTCTGCTCGAACAGACGCAAGACGCAAAAAAAACCTGA
- a CDS encoding cytochrome P450, with amino-acid sequence MQKMPALIIPSRGWLSAASPDVWYREMRDVGPVHYDAERTCYDVFRFEDVQRVLSDHANFSSQRAGEELTSQSIINMDPPKHMKYRQLVAQAFTPKAIEALAPRIEEIAKELLDEVANQPGFDIIRDFSYPLPVIVIAEMLGVPNEDREKFKHWSDIVVKGVDFEAGETIEDNMKLRHSVTQELGAYFAQVIQSRAIQPSNDLITALLASEVDGEKLTIPELLGFCFLLLVAGNETTTNLIGNTMLSLLETPANWERLVREPDLLNSAIEEGLRFRSPAQSMNRFTKEPVEIGGVTIPEGTEVIAWIGSANLDPEKFDRADEFVIDRNPNPHIAFGMGPHFCLGAPLARLEGRIAIQALMNRFPTMKLVEGAEFKTVASPIIYGLKSLPVVR; translated from the coding sequence ATGCAAAAAATGCCCGCTCTGATCATCCCGTCCCGCGGCTGGCTCAGCGCAGCGTCTCCCGATGTGTGGTACCGTGAGATGCGCGACGTCGGTCCGGTACACTACGATGCCGAACGCACCTGCTACGATGTCTTCCGTTTTGAAGATGTACAGCGTGTGCTCTCCGACCATGCAAACTTCTCCTCGCAACGTGCAGGCGAGGAATTGACGTCGCAGAGCATCATCAACATGGACCCGCCCAAACATATGAAGTACCGTCAACTCGTCGCCCAAGCGTTCACACCCAAAGCCATCGAAGCTCTGGCTCCGCGCATCGAAGAGATTGCGAAGGAACTGCTCGATGAAGTCGCGAATCAACCGGGCTTTGACATCATCCGCGACTTCTCCTACCCGCTGCCGGTCATCGTCATCGCCGAAATGCTCGGCGTGCCCAATGAAGATCGTGAGAAATTCAAGCACTGGTCCGACATCGTCGTCAAGGGCGTCGATTTCGAAGCGGGCGAGACGATTGAAGACAATATGAAACTGCGCCACTCCGTCACGCAAGAGCTCGGAGCGTACTTTGCGCAAGTTATCCAGTCCCGCGCGATTCAGCCGTCGAACGACTTGATCACCGCCCTGCTGGCGTCTGAAGTGGACGGGGAGAAACTGACGATTCCGGAACTGCTCGGCTTCTGCTTCCTCCTGCTGGTCGCGGGCAACGAGACGACGACCAACTTGATCGGCAACACGATGCTCTCCCTGCTGGAAACTCCGGCGAATTGGGAACGCCTCGTCCGTGAGCCGGACTTGCTGAATTCGGCGATTGAGGAAGGTCTGCGCTTCCGCTCTCCGGCACAGTCGATGAACCGCTTCACCAAGGAACCGGTGGAGATCGGCGGCGTGACGATTCCGGAAGGCACAGAAGTCATCGCGTGGATCGGTTCGGCGAACCTTGATCCCGAGAAGTTTGACCGTGCCGATGAATTTGTGATCGACCGCAACCCGAACCCGCACATCGCGTTTGGCATGGGCCCGCACTTCTGCCTCGGCGCACCGCTTGCTCGTCTGGAAGGACGCATCGCGATTCAAGCGTTGATGAACCGCTTCCCGACGATGAAGCTCGTGGAAGGTGCCGAGTTCAAGACGGTGGCAAGCCCGATTATCTACGGGTTGAAAAGTCTGCCGGTCGTCCGCTAG
- a CDS encoding acyl-CoA carboxylase subunit beta yields MTFDQTLADRVARIKQGGAPKYHEKNAETGKLFVRDRLRLLFDDDFIVEDSMFANFMAGDLPADGVVTCLGKVGGRTVAVMANDSTVKAGSWGSRTVEKIIRIQETAEKLNVPMIYLVDSAGARITDQIQMFPGRRGAGRIFYNQVKFSGRMPQVCVLFGPSAAGGAYIPAFCDIVIMVDKNASMYLGSPRMAEMVIGEKVTLEEMGGARMHCQVSGCGDVLAKTEQDAINQARQYLGYFPQNYSEMPPVAEALDPAAFEKSIAEIIPANQNAPFNMLDLINRLIDEGSWFEIKKLFAQELLTGLGRINGRVIGIIANQPKVKGGVLFVDSADKAAKFITLCDAFNIPILFLADVPGFMIGTKVERAGIIRHGAKLISAMSEASVPKISVVVRKAYGAGLYAMAGPAFEPDACLALPSASIAVMGPEAAVNAVYANKIAELPEEERAAFIEAKRDEYREDIDIYKLASEMIIDGIVDPNDLRAELVRRYDVYSSKYAPFTDRKHPVYPV; encoded by the coding sequence ATGACTTTTGACCAAACGCTCGCAGATCGCGTAGCCCGCATCAAACAAGGCGGCGCACCGAAATACCATGAAAAAAACGCCGAAACCGGCAAGCTGTTCGTCCGTGACCGTCTCCGCCTGCTCTTCGATGACGACTTTATCGTAGAAGACTCCATGTTCGCCAACTTTATGGCGGGCGATCTCCCGGCAGACGGCGTCGTCACTTGCCTGGGCAAAGTCGGCGGTCGCACCGTTGCCGTTATGGCGAACGACTCCACCGTCAAAGCCGGTTCCTGGGGCTCCCGCACCGTGGAGAAGATCATCCGCATCCAAGAGACGGCTGAAAAACTCAACGTCCCGATGATCTACCTCGTCGACTCCGCAGGCGCGCGCATCACCGACCAGATTCAGATGTTCCCGGGCCGTCGCGGTGCAGGACGCATCTTCTACAACCAAGTGAAATTCTCCGGCCGCATGCCGCAAGTTTGCGTTCTGTTCGGGCCGTCGGCTGCCGGCGGTGCGTACATCCCGGCGTTCTGCGACATCGTGATCATGGTCGACAAAAACGCTTCGATGTACCTCGGCTCCCCGCGCATGGCGGAGATGGTCATCGGGGAAAAAGTCACCCTCGAAGAAATGGGCGGCGCCCGCATGCATTGCCAAGTCTCCGGTTGCGGGGACGTGCTCGCGAAAACCGAGCAAGACGCGATCAACCAAGCGCGCCAATACCTCGGCTACTTCCCGCAAAACTACAGCGAAATGCCGCCGGTGGCAGAAGCGCTCGACCCGGCAGCTTTCGAGAAGTCGATTGCAGAAATCATCCCGGCGAACCAAAACGCGCCGTTCAACATGCTCGACCTCATCAACCGCCTGATCGACGAAGGCTCTTGGTTTGAAATCAAGAAGTTGTTCGCACAGGAGTTGCTGACCGGTCTCGGTCGCATCAACGGTCGTGTCATCGGGATCATCGCGAACCAACCGAAAGTCAAAGGCGGCGTGCTGTTCGTCGATTCGGCCGACAAAGCGGCGAAGTTCATCACCCTCTGCGACGCGTTCAACATCCCGATCTTGTTCCTCGCCGACGTTCCGGGCTTCATGATCGGGACCAAAGTCGAGCGTGCCGGCATCATCCGCCACGGCGCGAAACTGATCTCCGCAATGTCGGAAGCTTCCGTGCCGAAGATCTCCGTCGTCGTGCGCAAAGCGTACGGTGCAGGTCTCTACGCGATGGCTGGCCCTGCGTTCGAACCGGATGCATGCCTCGCGTTGCCGTCCGCTTCCATCGCCGTCATGGGTCCGGAAGCTGCAGTCAACGCTGTGTACGCAAACAAGATCGCCGAACTTCCGGAAGAAGAGCGTGCCGCGTTCATCGAAGCGAAGCGCGACGAGTACCGCGAAGACATCGACATCTACAAACTGGCGTCCGAGATGATCATCGACGGCATCGTCGACCCGAACGACCTCCGCGCCGAACTCGTCCGCCGCTACGACGTGTACTCCTCCAAGTACGCACCGTTCACGGACCGCAAACACCCGGTCTACCCGGTATAA
- a CDS encoding helix-turn-helix transcriptional regulator encodes MEQREFDQLISERTRTIRAEANVTQDRFAEMIGISKKTLVEVEKGRKTFGFTTSVTVAVLFRDGEIVQNLFGDAVMEIIDLCARQSAVKPWYKTLGGHVFWTLFIEHEGYRMQHNRVTGHYRILDPKNYLIYYSFDKDEVRQRFNEILSQ; translated from the coding sequence ATGGAACAACGAGAATTCGACCAACTGATTTCTGAACGAACCCGCACGATTCGAGCCGAAGCGAACGTTACGCAAGACCGTTTTGCCGAGATGATCGGCATTTCCAAGAAAACGCTCGTCGAAGTCGAAAAGGGACGCAAGACATTCGGCTTCACCACGTCGGTGACGGTGGCGGTGTTGTTTCGCGACGGAGAGATCGTGCAGAATCTGTTTGGCGACGCGGTGATGGAGATCATCGACCTCTGCGCCCGCCAGAGCGCCGTAAAGCCGTGGTACAAAACGCTCGGGGGCCATGTGTTCTGGACGCTGTTCATCGAGCACGAAGGATATCGGATGCAACACAACCGCGTCACGGGACATTACCGCATCCTCGATCCGAAGAATTATCTCATCTATTATTCGTTTGACAAGGATGAGGTGCGGCAGCGCTTCAATGAAATTCTGAGTCAATAA
- a CDS encoding GTP pyrophosphokinase, giving the protein MEKDNLSPILAEYDQEIGIYSDFKTKIEVLIQELLKQNDIHVHSITARCKDRRSLQGKIARSDGKYSSLNQITDIVGLRIITYYNDEVDAVAKLVEKEFELDIQNSVDKRELLDPDRFGYLSLHYVVKLPEKRLSLTEYARFVGCKAEIQIRSILQHTWAEIEHDMGYKSKQAIPKEIRRSFSRLAGLLEIADLEFTKIRDSLEEYENEVQEQIQDQPTTVLIDQASLKSYINTSALVQELDEQIISYSGALLQLNEHFIGAMVDKLHFCGLNTISDIEERLNKHKYLIVEIAKQVYQSQQRPLDIMSVGISLLYLCNVLVASTESLEFVRRYVRGSSNMDPALEERLAMDILLFYKQAISL; this is encoded by the coding sequence ATGGAAAAAGACAACCTGTCACCGATCCTTGCGGAGTACGACCAGGAGATCGGCATCTATTCGGACTTCAAGACCAAAATCGAAGTGCTGATTCAAGAACTGCTGAAGCAAAATGACATCCACGTGCATTCGATCACCGCCCGCTGCAAAGACCGCCGCAGCCTGCAAGGGAAAATCGCCCGTTCGGATGGAAAATATTCATCACTTAACCAAATCACCGACATCGTCGGCCTGCGCATCATCACCTATTACAACGACGAAGTGGACGCCGTCGCCAAACTTGTGGAGAAGGAATTCGAACTCGACATCCAAAACTCCGTGGACAAACGCGAACTGCTCGACCCGGATCGCTTCGGCTACCTCTCGCTGCATTATGTCGTCAAACTGCCGGAGAAGCGCCTGTCGCTGACGGAGTACGCCAGATTCGTCGGGTGCAAAGCGGAAATTCAAATCCGCTCGATCCTCCAACACACTTGGGCGGAGATCGAACACGACATGGGCTACAAAAGCAAACAAGCGATCCCCAAGGAGATCCGCCGAAGTTTCTCCCGTCTCGCCGGACTGCTTGAGATCGCCGATCTTGAATTCACGAAAATTCGCGATTCGCTCGAAGAATACGAGAACGAGGTGCAAGAGCAGATCCAAGACCAGCCGACCACCGTGCTGATCGACCAAGCCTCGCTGAAGTCCTACATCAACACCAGTGCCTTGGTGCAAGAACTGGACGAGCAGATCATTTCCTATTCGGGGGCTTTGCTCCAACTCAACGAGCACTTCATCGGCGCGATGGTCGACAAACTGCACTTCTGCGGGCTGAACACGATCTCCGACATCGAGGAACGGCTGAACAAGCACAAGTACCTCATCGTCGAGATCGCCAAGCAAGTCTACCAGTCGCAACAGCGCCCGCTCGACATCATGAGCGTGGGCATTTCACTGCTCTACCTCTGCAACGTCCTCGTCGCGAGCACAGAATCCTTGGAATTCGTCCGTCGCTACGTGCGCGGCTCTTCCAACATGGACCCGGCGTTGGAAGAGCGCTTGGCGATGGACATCTTGCTGTTCTACAAGCAGGCCATCTCCCTATGA
- a CDS encoding DUF1796 family putative cysteine peptidase — MKLAELKREFDAVLSLGGNCQTAYQLDRIGLRSSSGPLDWMLTYSLPMLTELLQSRFQEYFARENIQLLPAGEGAYHHVLFDDRYQSTSMHDIDIVPGREWVEDYPAFREKLDRRIRRFLQQVEKSDSVLFVRLAGTREQTEALVTALEALRPQGDFFLLVVNYTDDRRLIELDWGLDRVCSVLLPNDDIRWEGNDAAWDALFDGITRREEVQPVTNTHSLEGYSHKVSYEPGETILFKVHSPQPQFSVEFIRFGLEEQSMYEAHGIAGYVQPYPLHAYRDGCNWSTSYAFTVPEEWPSGLYAARLFDEAGGWFYITFVLKAPPKKAKPSLVVLASTNTWQAYNDWGGASLYEYHLSDGPGKTHSAILSTQRPNPSTLPITEVGHLAGAEKNVLAWLEKQGHPYQLIADWDLHHTPEVLEGASALVINTHGEYWTETMYDALERFLNRGGSLLTLSANSVYWKTVIQGHQLEVRKDCGLHELTGEPGGTWVHVKRPEARVVGVAFNTVAHDYSPYRVVQADHWIFAGTGVKNGDLIGQAGRNLGGASGWETDKVTADSPANVELLAKGTNAFGAGAEMMYYAHPGGGGVFSAGSITFGGSLLVDQVLTKMVENVLTALNARSDVSCRVRRSSRPCFINTSAPCAATSLGKKSTACVARKTPKAKQKRPRPFCLME, encoded by the coding sequence CGCTTCCAAGAGTACTTTGCGCGGGAGAACATTCAATTGTTGCCTGCAGGCGAAGGTGCGTATCATCACGTCCTGTTCGATGACAGGTACCAATCGACGTCCATGCATGACATCGACATCGTGCCGGGCCGAGAGTGGGTGGAAGACTATCCCGCGTTTCGAGAAAAACTGGATCGCAGAATCCGGCGTTTTTTACAACAGGTTGAAAAAAGTGACTCTGTGCTGTTCGTGCGCTTAGCGGGCACTCGGGAGCAGACGGAGGCCTTGGTGACCGCCCTGGAGGCGTTGCGTCCACAGGGCGATTTTTTCCTGCTCGTCGTGAATTACACAGATGATCGTCGGTTGATCGAGCTGGATTGGGGGTTGGATCGGGTCTGTTCCGTGCTTCTTCCCAATGACGACATCCGTTGGGAAGGCAATGATGCGGCGTGGGATGCGCTGTTTGACGGAATCACGCGACGCGAGGAGGTACAGCCGGTGACAAACACGCACTCCTTGGAAGGCTACAGCCACAAGGTCAGTTACGAGCCCGGTGAAACGATTCTGTTTAAAGTTCACTCGCCACAGCCGCAGTTTTCGGTCGAATTTATCCGTTTCGGGCTGGAGGAGCAATCGATGTACGAAGCCCACGGGATTGCGGGGTATGTCCAGCCCTACCCGCTGCATGCGTATCGGGACGGATGCAATTGGTCGACGAGTTATGCGTTCACGGTGCCGGAGGAATGGCCGTCGGGGCTGTATGCGGCGCGGTTGTTCGATGAGGCGGGCGGGTGGTTTTATATCACGTTCGTTTTGAAAGCACCACCGAAAAAAGCCAAACCCTCCCTGGTCGTACTTGCTTCCACGAATACATGGCAGGCATACAATGACTGGGGAGGAGCCTCCCTGTACGAGTATCATCTTTCAGACGGTCCGGGAAAAACGCACTCGGCGATCCTCTCGACGCAACGTCCGAATCCGTCGACCCTTCCGATTACGGAGGTCGGACATCTGGCGGGTGCGGAAAAAAATGTGCTGGCCTGGTTGGAGAAGCAAGGCCATCCGTATCAACTGATCGCCGATTGGGACCTGCACCACACGCCGGAGGTCTTGGAGGGAGCTTCGGCGTTGGTGATCAATACGCACGGAGAGTATTGGACGGAAACGATGTATGATGCGTTGGAAAGGTTTTTGAACCGCGGCGGTTCATTGTTGACGCTGTCGGCGAACAGCGTGTATTGGAAGACGGTGATTCAAGGGCATCAGTTGGAAGTGCGCAAGGATTGCGGTCTGCATGAGTTGACCGGGGAGCCCGGGGGTACGTGGGTGCATGTGAAACGACCGGAAGCGCGTGTGGTGGGAGTGGCTTTCAACACGGTGGCGCATGATTACAGCCCGTATCGCGTTGTACAGGCGGATCATTGGATTTTTGCGGGGACGGGTGTGAAAAACGGGGATTTGATCGGGCAGGCGGGACGCAATTTAGGCGGTGCTTCCGGCTGGGAGACTGACAAGGTCACGGCAGACTCTCCGGCGAATGTGGAGTTGCTGGCGAAAGGGACGAATGCGTTCGGGGCGGGTGCCGAGATGATGTATTACGCCCATCCTGGCGGCGGGGGCGTTTTTTCGGCGGGGTCGATTACGTTTGGAGGCAGTTTGTTGGTTGATCAGGTGTTGACCAAGATGGTGGAGAATGTGCTGACAGCTTTGAATGCAAGGAGTGATGTGAGTTGTCGAGTCAGAAGAAGCAGCCGACCTTGTTTCATAAATACATCTGCCCCGTGTGCCGCAACATCTCTCGGAAAAAAATCGACCGCCTGCGTCGCTCGAAAGACCCCAAAAGCAAAACAAAAGCGTCCTCGACCATTCTGCCTGATGGAGTGA
- a CDS encoding ATP-dependent nuclease, whose product MKLYSLKIEGFRRHVCTEIHFLDATFLIGQNNIGKSSVLQALNYVLNDIKKIPDEEFFHISSESGTENIRLADKVVLTAEFRNVPEEAKFWRGFKGRILSYELPLDSYETGNRIVYRKTFEPRKDYVVEMRELKRTIKPEFQSCSNLNELIHAGLDEEIVDQLFSGADRAKKLLKKQTEILEELDEMYDFNEAEEDWFINPGGIPSIVLQKLPKFLLIPAQDKTEELSGSKGTLVTTLEELFKDVREASHNYQQAQHYLNQLALELDPSDQDSEFGGMMGELNSVLGEVFPDSKINAQAKLSDADSVIKPQFNITMSSNITTPVSLQGTGMIRSAVFALLRYRNIRDNKKNSSESSPIRPLLIGFEEPEIYLHPNAAKQMRDTIYELAQQNQIVCTTHSPYMIDLSKRPMQILNNLTVDKVKMAYEAETIEVDKIHSYPLNTTNAYKKLEEDDKVYVKMLLKIDDYMAKVFFSKQVLIVEGDTEDIVLRETINRMPEKVRKDIYHNWQIVKARGKGSITSLVKYLKAMGIQPYAMHDKDTGKPNAEMHNQPILDAVGGPDKRIMLENCIEDVLGYPAPSSEKPFRAYRFSSQWGQSWTDVPEPWRKIMEGIFEESFKLQQEESIVTT is encoded by the coding sequence ATGAAACTGTATTCGTTAAAAATTGAAGGATTCAGACGTCATGTTTGCACAGAGATTCATTTTTTAGATGCGACATTCTTGATAGGTCAAAATAACATAGGGAAAAGCTCCGTATTACAAGCGTTGAATTACGTCTTGAATGATATCAAAAAAATTCCAGACGAAGAGTTTTTCCATATTTCGTCTGAGAGTGGTACTGAAAATATTAGACTTGCGGATAAAGTGGTATTAACTGCAGAATTCCGAAACGTACCAGAGGAAGCAAAATTTTGGAGAGGCTTTAAAGGAAGAATTTTGTCGTATGAACTTCCGCTTGACAGCTATGAAACAGGAAATAGGATTGTTTATAGAAAGACGTTTGAACCAAGAAAGGATTATGTTGTTGAAATGCGGGAGTTAAAACGTACAATTAAGCCCGAATTTCAATCGTGTTCCAACTTAAACGAACTCATTCATGCAGGTTTGGATGAAGAAATCGTTGATCAACTGTTTTCCGGTGCAGACCGAGCTAAAAAGTTGCTTAAAAAGCAGACAGAAATTCTAGAAGAATTAGATGAAATGTATGACTTCAACGAGGCGGAGGAGGATTGGTTCATTAATCCCGGTGGCATCCCTTCTATCGTTCTTCAGAAACTGCCGAAGTTTCTCCTTATCCCAGCCCAAGATAAAACAGAAGAATTGTCTGGTAGTAAAGGGACTTTAGTCACAACACTGGAGGAACTTTTTAAAGATGTACGTGAAGCATCACATAACTATCAACAAGCACAGCACTATCTTAATCAACTCGCATTGGAACTTGATCCATCCGATCAAGATAGTGAATTCGGCGGGATGATGGGCGAATTGAATAGTGTTTTGGGCGAAGTTTTTCCCGACTCTAAAATTAATGCCCAGGCCAAATTGTCCGACGCGGATTCTGTAATCAAACCACAGTTCAACATCACTATGTCAAGTAACATCACAACACCTGTCTCTCTGCAAGGAACAGGGATGATTCGTTCGGCTGTGTTCGCTTTGCTTAGATACAGAAATATACGAGATAACAAAAAGAACAGTTCTGAAAGCTCTCCTATTAGACCGTTGCTTATCGGTTTTGAAGAACCAGAAATTTATCTTCATCCTAATGCAGCAAAACAAATGCGAGATACCATTTATGAGTTGGCACAACAGAATCAAATTGTATGCACAACTCACTCGCCGTATATGATTGATTTGAGTAAAAGACCAATGCAGATACTCAACAATCTCACCGTTGATAAAGTGAAGATGGCGTATGAAGCAGAAACAATAGAGGTCGATAAGATTCATTCTTATCCTCTTAATACAACAAACGCGTACAAAAAATTGGAAGAGGATGACAAGGTATACGTAAAAATGTTGTTGAAAATCGATGACTATATGGCAAAGGTATTTTTCTCGAAGCAAGTGTTAATTGTTGAGGGGGACACTGAAGATATTGTCTTGCGTGAGACTATTAACAGAATGCCTGAAAAAGTGAGAAAGGACATCTACCACAACTGGCAGATTGTAAAGGCTCGTGGCAAAGGTAGTATTACCTCACTTGTAAAATATCTGAAGGCTATGGGAATCCAGCCATATGCAATGCATGATAAAGACACTGGTAAGCCAAACGCCGAAATGCATAACCAACCTATTTTGGATGCGGTGGGAGGGCCTGATAAACGAATCATGCTGGAAAACTGCATTGAGGATGTACTTGGCTACCCAGCACCCTCGAGTGAAAAACCTTTTAGAGCTTATAGGTTTAGTTCTCAATGGGGTCAATCATGGACGGATGTACCTGAACCATGGCGTAAGATAATGGAGGGGATATTCGAAGAATCTTTTAAGTTGCAACAAGAAGAATCTATCGTCACGACCTAG